From a single Fusobacterium pseudoperiodonticum genomic region:
- the glmS gene encoding glutamine--fructose-6-phosphate transaminase (isomerizing), which translates to MCGIIGYSGTNTNAVEVLLEGLEKVEYRGYDSAGIAFVTDKGIQIEKKEGKLDNLRNHMKQFEVLSCTGIGHTRWATHGVPTDRNAHPHYSENRDVALIHNGIIENYVEIKKELLEQGVKFSSDTDSEVVAQLFSKLYDGDLYSTLKKVLKRIRGTYAFAIIHKDFPDRMICCRSHSPLIVGLGEHQNFIASDVSAILKYTRDIIYLEDGDVALVTKDNVTIYDKDEKEVKREVKKVEWNFEQASKGGYAHFMIKEIEEQPEIIEKTLNVYTDKEKNANFDEQLEGINLHNIDRIYIVACGTAYYAGLQGQYFMKKLLGIDVFTDIASEFRYNDPVITDKTLAIFVSQSGETIDTLMSMKYAKEKGAKTLAISNVLGSTITREADNVIYTLAGPEISVASTKAYSSQVLVLYLLSLYMGAKLGKLEEKDYVKYISDITLLKENISGLITEKEKIHEIAKRIKDVKNGFYLGRGIDEKVAREGSLKMKEINYIHTEALAAGELKHGSIALIEQGVLVVAISTNLEMDEKVVSNIKEVKARGAYVVGVCKEGSLVPEVVDDVIQIKDSGELLSPVLAVVALQYLAYYTSLEKGFDVDKPRNLAKSVTVE; encoded by the coding sequence ATGTGTGGAATAATTGGATATTCAGGAACTAACACGAATGCGGTGGAGGTTCTATTAGAAGGACTTGAAAAGGTTGAATACAGAGGATATGATTCAGCAGGAATTGCCTTTGTAACTGATAAAGGGATACAAATAGAAAAGAAAGAAGGAAAATTAGATAATTTAAGAAATCATATGAAACAATTTGAAGTTCTTTCTTGTACAGGGATAGGTCATACTAGATGGGCAACTCATGGAGTACCTACAGATAGAAATGCTCACCCCCACTATAGTGAAAACAGAGATGTTGCACTTATACACAATGGAATTATTGAAAACTATGTAGAAATCAAAAAAGAATTATTAGAACAAGGTGTAAAATTTAGTTCAGATACAGACTCAGAAGTAGTTGCTCAACTATTCTCAAAACTATATGATGGAGATTTATATTCAACTCTTAAAAAAGTTTTAAAAAGAATAAGAGGAACTTATGCTTTCGCTATAATTCATAAAGATTTCCCTGATAGAATGATTTGTTGTAGAAGTCATAGTCCTTTAATTGTTGGACTTGGAGAACATCAAAATTTTATAGCTTCAGATGTGTCAGCTATATTGAAATATACAAGAGATATCATTTATCTCGAAGATGGAGATGTTGCTTTAGTAACAAAAGATAATGTTACTATCTATGATAAAGATGAAAAAGAGGTAAAAAGAGAAGTTAAGAAAGTTGAATGGAACTTTGAACAAGCTTCAAAAGGTGGTTATGCTCACTTTATGATAAAAGAAATTGAAGAGCAACCTGAAATTATTGAAAAGACTTTAAATGTTTACACAGATAAAGAAAAGAATGCAAATTTTGATGAACAATTAGAAGGAATAAATTTACATAATATAGATAGAATTTATATAGTTGCTTGTGGAACAGCTTATTATGCAGGTTTACAAGGTCAATATTTTATGAAAAAATTATTGGGAATAGATGTATTTACAGATATAGCTTCTGAATTTAGATACAATGATCCTGTAATAACTGATAAGACTCTAGCTATTTTTGTAAGTCAATCAGGAGAAACTATTGATACTTTAATGTCAATGAAATATGCAAAGGAAAAAGGAGCAAAAACTTTAGCAATATCTAATGTTCTAGGTTCAACAATAACAAGAGAAGCTGACAATGTTATCTATACTCTTGCAGGACCTGAAATTTCAGTTGCTTCTACAAAAGCATATAGTTCACAAGTTTTAGTTCTATATCTATTATCTCTATATATGGGAGCAAAACTTGGAAAATTAGAAGAAAAAGATTATGTAAAATATATTTCTGATATTACTTTATTAAAAGAAAATATAAGTGGACTTATAACAGAAAAAGAAAAGATACATGAAATTGCTAAAAGAATAAAAGATGTAAAAAATGGTTTCTATCTTGGTAGAGGAATAGATGAAAAAGTTGCTAGAGAAGGTAGCTTAAAGATGAAGGAAATCAACTACATTCACACTGAAGCTCTTGCTGCAGGGGAGTTAAAACATGGAAGTATAGCCCTTATAGAACAAGGAGTTTTAGTTGTTGCCATCTCTACTAACTTAGAAATGGATGAAAAAGTTGTATCAAATATAAAAGAAGTTAAGGCTAGAGGAGCTTATGTTGTTGGAGTTTGTAAAGAAGGAAGTTTAGTTCCTGAAGTTGTAGATGACGTAATTCAAATCAAAGATAGTGGAGAATTATTAAGTCCTGTTCTTGCAGTTGTTGCTCTACAATATTTAGCTTACTATACATCATTAGAAAAAGGTTTTGATGTGGATAAACCTAGAAATCTTGCAAAATCTGTAACAGTGGAATAA